AACCGGTAGTGAGTACTTCGCCCAACTCGGCGAGTACGTCTTGTTCGTCAATCAAACCCTCTTGCAAAGGCATTAAAATATCACCCGCTTCCTTCAGGCACGCTTCACGGTAGTCTACTACTATTCTACTTTTTGCCACCAGTTTGCCCGGAACTTCGCGTAGGTGAGGCTTATAAGTGCCAATAGCGTTTATGTGGGTGCCAGGTTGTATGTAGTTGGCATCAAACAAGGGAGTAGAGGCGCTGGTTGTTGTACAAACAATGCTTGCTTCGGCCAATGCTGCCAGATCGTCAGTGGCTTCCAACAGGGCGCTACAGTGGGCTTGTTGGGCTTGCACAAATGCCTGGGCTTTTGCCAATGACCTGCCAAAAATATACACTTTATTAATGTCACGTACCAGGCACAAGGCCTCAAGGTGGGTAATGGCATTGGCACCTGTACCAAAAATTGCCAGGGTTTGGGCATCTGGGTTTGCCAATACATCGGTGGCAAGCGCCGAACCTGCCGCAGTGCGCATGGCGGTCAAATAGGTAGAATCCATGATGGCTTCTGCTTGTCCGTTTTGGGTGTTTATCAATAACATCAAACCTTGAATCAAGGGCAGGTTTTGGGCGGGGTTTTCTCGAAAAACATTGGCTATTTTAAGCCCCATTTGCTGGTAATCGGGGATGTATACAGGCATCATCAACACATCGGCGTTGGCATCTTTGATCGCCATTTCAGTTCTGGGGGGTAGTTGCGCCCGTTGTTGATATAGCCAGGTAAAAGATTCGCGCATGGCTTTGATGGCATCTGCCATTGGCAAAGCTGTCTGTACGTCGTGGCGGGATAATATTCTGATTTTTTGCATTGTATTTAGCTTGTCTTTTGTGTTGTTTAGCCTATTTGTCCAGTATGCTTTCTAACTATCAAATTTGATAGCTACCTATTAGAACAGGGTGTACCTTACTGCAGGGTTTTCTGATAAAAGGCTATTTAGGAGAATATACCTCCTAAAAGCCATATTTCCGCCTCGGGCAGTGTCTTCACGCCCGATCGAAACTTCGTACTTTACAAGCTTCAGGTTGCTCATTTTTTATAAGAAAGCCCTCTACTTTACTGGTTTAAGTCTCCGGGCTTTATACCTGACAATAGAAGCAAGTTTGTAACTTGCTATTCAACGAAAGTTACAAACTTGCCTCTAATTCGAGGGCTGAAGTTAAAAAAAAATCAGCCAGTAGTGTATTGCCTGTGGAACAAGGTACGCCTAGAACCTTGTCGGCTCCCAAGTAGCTAATTAAAAATAAACCCTTCCTTGTGTGCATCCTCTGGGTCTACCCAAAACTGGTGACTGCCCGTAAGGTATGCCGTACCCGATACTTCGGGAATAATGGCTTTGTAAGTGCCAAAAGTAATTTCGCGGGCTATTTTTACCGAAAACTGTGAGTCTAAAATACTCTCGATGTACATTTTTTCGCCTACAGCAAGCTCTTGGCGGGCGTGATGAATAGCCGCCCTGCCGCTTACCCCTGTACCTGTAGGGCTACGGTCTACTTCGCCGTTGGCAAAAATGCACACATTACGACTGTCGGCACTGTCGCCTAATGGTGGAGCTATAAAAATGGTTCCATACAAAAAACCAAGGTCTTGCTCAAAAGGATGTTCAATTTTGCGACTTTTCATAATGGCATGTTTTATTTCCATCCCTTTGTCTATCAGTTCCTTGTATTCGTCTGGGGTACAATTGAGCCCCAGTTGGTCGGCTTGCACGTAAGCATAAAAAGCCCCGCCAAAAGCCAGGTCATACGCAATGGTGCCCAGCCCGGGTACTTCTACTTCGGCATCTAACTCTAGCACAAACGAGGGCACATTTTGGAAGTGTACCTCTGTTACCTCATCGTTTTCTATAGTAGCAAAAGCAGTAATAAGCCCGGCGGGCGTGTCAATTTTTATAGTAGTTACAGGGGTTTGTTGAGGCAACATGCCGGTTTGTAACGCCACTTTAGTAAGGGCAATGATGGCGTGTCCGCACATGGTACTATAGCCCTCGTTGTGGATAAACAACACGCCAAAATCTGCTTCGGGCGATACAGGAGGGGTAAGTATACAACCATACATGTCGGCGTGTCCGCGTGGCTCAAACATAAGCGCAGTACGCAAATGGTCTAAGTTTTCGCGGGCAAACCGCCTTTTCTCTAAAATAGTGTTGCCTGGTAGCTCAGGAAACCCATCTACAATAATACGCAAAGGTTCGCCACCAGTGTGGGCATCTATGGTACTTATCTGTTGCCAGTGGCTGGGTGGTTGCCAGGTTGTTTGAGGGGTAAATTGTTTCATAGTTTTTCGAAAAAATAAAGTTACCGCAATATCAGGGTAAATTACCTCATAAACTGGTACACAATTAACCAAAGATGTACGATAGGTGATTTATTGAGGGTAATCAGTGTGTTTTTTTCGGCACCAT
The window above is part of the Microscilla marina ATCC 23134 genome. Proteins encoded here:
- a CDS encoding ornithine cyclodeaminase family protein, translating into MQKIRILSRHDVQTALPMADAIKAMRESFTWLYQQRAQLPPRTEMAIKDANADVLMMPVYIPDYQQMGLKIANVFRENPAQNLPLIQGLMLLINTQNGQAEAIMDSTYLTAMRTAAGSALATDVLANPDAQTLAIFGTGANAITHLEALCLVRDINKVYIFGRSLAKAQAFVQAQQAHCSALLEATDDLAALAEASIVCTTTSASTPLFDANYIQPGTHINAIGTYKPHLREVPGKLVAKSRIVVDYREACLKEAGDILMPLQEGLIDEQDVLAELGEVLTTGLTIRKSAQDITFYKSVGVGTQDLTAAHYILQKANELNLGTLLEV
- a CDS encoding proline racemase family protein, whose product is MKQFTPQTTWQPPSHWQQISTIDAHTGGEPLRIIVDGFPELPGNTILEKRRFARENLDHLRTALMFEPRGHADMYGCILTPPVSPEADFGVLFIHNEGYSTMCGHAIIALTKVALQTGMLPQQTPVTTIKIDTPAGLITAFATIENDEVTEVHFQNVPSFVLELDAEVEVPGLGTIAYDLAFGGAFYAYVQADQLGLNCTPDEYKELIDKGMEIKHAIMKSRKIEHPFEQDLGFLYGTIFIAPPLGDSADSRNVCIFANGEVDRSPTGTGVSGRAAIHHARQELAVGEKMYIESILDSQFSVKIAREITFGTYKAIIPEVSGTAYLTGSHQFWVDPEDAHKEGFIFN